The genomic region CACAACCGGGAAATCCGCTTCCTGGAAAAATACAGCCTCTGCAAGCCGTTTACCTTCTCCATACGAAAAATCCTCAGCACTCCCATACTGCAATGGATATGTATATGGGTCAAAATCCGTTTCCTTAAATCCAGGTCTGGGATCACCGTACACTGATAGTGTGGATGTCAGAACGTATCTTTTGGTGCGTCCTGCAAAAGCTTCACATGCTGATTTCGCCGCATCCGGTGAATAGCAGATATTATCGTACACAACATCCCACATGTCTGTCTGCGCAACCTCTGCCAGAGATTCAGGGTCTTCACGATCCATCTTGATCCGTTTTACTTCGGGTCCGAAGTAAACATCCGTTTTACCACGAGTTGCGACTGTGATCTGAGACTTCCCTTCCCACAGCAAGTGATCCACCAGACGTTTACCGAAAAAACGTGTACCCCCAAGTATAAGTACTTTATTCATCCAAAAAAACCTCCTATCTTGTTCGATTATGTTTAACAATTTGAAGCATGGTGTGAGCGTTCCGTTGAAATTCATATGCTGTTGGTTCTTCGGATACGGTGCACCCACGCTCTTCGAGTATTAATTTTAACGCATCCATATGCTTGTAACGTTCGCCAGACATATCCACTGTCGGAAAAATACGAACCTCTCGTTTGGTCACACGCAGCAGCTCCATTACGGTTGCAACATGAAAATCAATATCCAATCGATCCGCATACGTAAACAGGAAATGGGCGGATAACGTCAGATCGAATTGTTCATCGTCAAAAGGTAGATCCGGGAGCACAGACGCCACATAACGGTCAGGAAACATTCTCATATCTGCGATGCAATCTGTGATAGCACGAGTTCGTTCTTCCTTTAACCCCTGGATTGATCCAAATTGTTCCCACACATATATGCCCTGCACCGGTTCCATCTTTTTCATCGTATGCTCAATGTCCTGAAATCCCTTTACTTCAAGCTCGTCGATCTCGTATTCGTAGGCCATATCCACGGCCATGGGGTCTGCACCCAATTTGCGCGCTTGGCTACTAAACGAACAGGCACCGCCTGGACAATCCAGAATAGACTTGCCATTAATCTCGTCCACCGTTAAGTTGAACATCTTCATATATTCCTCGAAGGTTCTTCCTATGAAAACGATCTGTTTCAGTTCCAAGCCTCCAGACTCATTGGACTGCTGATCTTCTCTGCTGTTTTTCTGCACTTCTGTACTGTTGCTCTGCTCATCTCTGCTCATCTCGTCTCAGCTACCTTTCCTGTTATTGAATCAATCGTTAGGGAATACAAGCCCAATCTGCTTACGAATCTGATCCATAACCTGCATCGTTACATAGGAGCGTTCATACGTGTTCATGTCCGATTCCTTTTGGCCCTGCTGAACCAGATGCACGAACTCCTCCACTTCATAATACATCGCCGGATGGGTTTGTTCGACTGTGAGCTGCTCCACCGTACCGTCATTGTATCGTATCTCTGCATGTTCCGGTGAGCCAATCTTGTCAATGATGATGCTGCCCAATTCCCCCATGATTTCGCTTGGTAGATGAGAGTTGGAGATTTTGGAATATGTAACGACCGCATCCATCCCGTCATAATCCAGCAGCACGCTACCATGTCCATCCACGCCAGATTCAAGCATCATCGCTTGGGACTGAACCCGGTTAGGTGCACCGAACAATGTAATCAATGGGTAGAGACAATACACACCGAGATCCATTAACGCCCCATTAGCGAGTTCAGGCTTGAATGCGTTCAGGACAATTCCCTCTTTGTACTTGTCGTAACGTGAAGAATACTGAGAGTATCCTGCTACGTATTTGCGGACAGGACCGATTTTATGCAGGCTCTTCTGCACCATTTTGAACTGGGGAACGAGGGTCGATTTCATCGCTTCCATGAGTAGAACCTCGTGTTCTCGTGCTGTATCGATCATACTTCGAACTTCGGCGCTATTTGCAGCCAAAGGCTTCTCGCACAATACATGTTTGCCGTTTCTGAGAAAAAGCTCAGCCTGCTCCGCATGAACCGTATTCGGTGTTGCAATGTAGACTGCATCGATCACATCACTTGCCGCCAACTCTTCCAGATCGGTGAAGCGGTGTTCAACATCATATTTATCTGCAAATGCGTTAGCCTTATCTTCAGTTCTTGAATACACGGCGGTCAATTCGAATCCTTCAACCTGTGCTGCGGCTTCCAGAAGCCTTTCCGTAATCCAGTTGGTACCCACTACGCCAAAACGAACCATGCCTATCTACCTCTTTCATCTATAAATTTCATTTGAGTTCTAAACCTGTATACCATCCTGTATATTGTAGCTCATATTTCGTTCAGATTGAAGGAAGGAGCCATATCCCCAAATATTGATATCTTGCTTTTTAAGTTGAAACTTCGTCATTCTCTTGGAATCAGCGGTATAATTAGAGATGAGGTGATCACCGTGGAAAGTCGAGATCAAGATCGCATACAACCCGAATCTATAGAGCAAAAATACTGGCATGCCATCATCCACAACGATAATTCTTATGATGGAACGTTCTTTTACGGCGTGCAGACAACAGGTATTTTCTGCCGACCTTCCTGTAAATCGAGAGCACCCAAAGCTGAAAATGTTCTGATATTTCATTATGTTGAAGAAGCATTAGCACGAAAATTCAGACCCTGCAAACGTTGCAAGCCAACAGGTGAGCGGGTACCTGATCAGGAGTGGATATATGGGATCACCGATTACATTGAACATCATTATGCCGAGCCTCTAACCCTAGATGTTCTTGCCACCGTAAGTCATGGTAGTCCTTATCATCTGCATCGTGTGTTTAAGCGGATTACTGGCCGCACACCCGTTCAATATATTCAGGAAAAACGAATTACCGAAGCACGAAAGTTGCTTGAACATACCAGACTTAACGTCACAGATATTGCACGCCATGTCGGTATACCCAACTCAGCTTATTTCATTACTGTATTTCGCAAACACACAGGTCTCACACCTGCACACTACCGCGAAAGGCATGACAACTCATGAAGACCAACCTTACTTACAAAGTACCCAAAACGTTACTCAACAAGGGGACAGGGTTCCTTAATGGATATACACATACGCTGAATCCTTACACAGGCTGCGCCTTCGGTTGTTCCTATTGTTATGTCAGACAGATGCCTGTCTCCTTATTTCGCAAAGAGGATTGGGGAAGCTGGGTCGATGTGAAACAGGAGGCTTCTCGAGTGTTCGCCAAAGAATTGCAACGTGCCCTGACGAAAGGCAAAGTCACCATATTCATGTCATCCAGTACTGACCCGTATCAACCCGCCGAGTACAAAGAGCGTATCACGCGTTCATTGCTTGAAACGATGATACAGTATCCGCCGGATTTCGTATTAGTTCAGACTCGCAGTCCACTGGTTACAAGGGATATAGATTTGCTACAGCAGTTAGGTGACCGGGTTCGGGTCAGCATGACCGTGGAGACGGATCTGGACGATATGCGCAAGCATTTCAGTCCTTCTGCTCCCCCGATTGCCGGCCGATTACGTGCACTGGAACAGTTGCGGGATGCCGGAATACCCACACAGGTTGCGATTGCTCCCGTATTACCCAGCAGTGAACAGTTTGCATCCATCTTGAGACCTCTAGTTCAGCGTGTGTGCATTGACGATTATTTCATGGGCGATGGCAGTGAGGGCAAGCGCACCCGTCGACTCGGCATGGAGTCACTCTATCAGCAAGTGAGGATGGAACATTGGTATCATCCTGATGCGTATAAAGCTGTTGTTCAGCGGATGAAAGACTATTTTGCCGAGGATGAGATCTGGATCAGTCAGGCGGGATTTGAGCCCTAAATCGCTATATAAGTTGAACTGAAGAATATTTACACTGGTCACTCCGATGACAGAACAACCTTCCGATCGCTGTTATTCCCAGATTTTCTGATTTAATAAAAAACAGCCCCTTTCCTGGTTTGAAGGAAAAGGGGCTGTTCGTCATGATATAAGCAATAATGGCTGTCTTATTTATCCAATGTATACAATGGCAGATCCACTGGCAATGCAGCTGGGCGCTGACACGAGCTTTTCATTTGGTAGAATGCCTGCTCATCTGATGAATCGTGGAATGCCCACATGGCCTCAAGAACGTGGTATGCCAGCTCCCCACTTGCCCGGTGTGCACGTCCGCTATGGGCTGCATAGGCCATATCTGCCACACCGATGCCGCGTGTATTTTCCTGATACCCTGGGAGAAGTGGAACTTCCGTCCATTCCTGTTCACCCAGCAAGCGGTAACGAACTGGACCGCCGAAGGTGTTGGGATCAGGTACTTGCAATGTACCGTGCGTGCCATATATCTCAATTGGTGGCAGGGCACTTCCGCCAAATACATCAAAGCTCGTAATCAGCGTGCCAATGGCTCCTTGTTCAAACTGTAACAGACCGGTAACGTGAGTTGGAATTTCAACGGGAACCGTCTGGCCTCTCTTTTTCTCACTCGTAATCGTCCGTTCTTCCATGGCTTTACCTGTCATACCCGCAATTGACTTGATCGGTCCCATTAGTTGAACCAATGCGGTGAGATAGTACGGACCCATGTCAAACATTGGCCCACCGCCTGACGCGTAATAAAACTCCGGATCTGGGTGCCAGTGCTCATGTCCACGGCTCATCATAAATGCAGTCGCCGCTACCGGCTTGCCGATTACTCCTTCCTCCACTAATTGAAGTGAAGTCTGGATACCCGAGCCAAAGAATGTCTCAGGCGCACAACCCACGAGCAATCCTTTACGCTTCGCTGTTTCGAGTACGGCCTGCCCTTCTTCACGGGTAACAGCAAGCGGTTTTTCCACATACACATGTTTTCCAGATTCAAGCGCACGCAAGCATACATCCGCATGAACGGAAGGAATCGTCAAGTTGATGATCAGCTCAATCTCGGGATCAGCCAAGAGTTCGTCGACGCTGTATACGTTAGGCACGTTATAGGCAGCAGCCTGCTCTTCGGCACGTTTCCGGTCAAGATCCGCAACAGCAACAAGTTCCAGCACCTCGAACCGGTGACAGTTTTCCATATAAATACCGCTGATTTTACCGCAGCCAATAATGCCTACTTTCATTGTTTTCATGCCTGGGGCTCCCTTCGCCGTGGAACAGAAATGGTTTATCCATTGAGGATGAATTGTTGAGACCGACTTTACATGTGCAATCAAACTACAATCTCATTAGTTCTGGTTGTCCGCCATACCTGTGTATACTTCATTCACTGCATCTGTTCGGCTCTTCGCAAGCTCCTTGCCTGCTGCCGTCCATTTGAAACCACTGCGCATCATTTCAGTCACGGGTTTCATGTCTACAATGTCTGCATGATGTCCCAATGAGTTGTAAAATACCCGTCCTGCGCCCCAGCGTTTCGTCCAAACAACCGGCATATCTACCGGTCCATTTGCTGCATGCGGACCAGTCACCACTGGAAAACGAGTCGTTGCCAGCACTTCCACTGCCGGGTCTACGTGCAGGTAGTACTGTTCACTTTTCACCTGAAAATCTTCAATATGATCCAATAACGGGCTAGAGCCGCGCTTCATGTTCACCATATACTCCACGCCATCGTTACCTGGATGGGCAACCCATTGTCCACCCGTCATAAACTGCCAGTCCACGTTATTTCGGAAGGCATCACACATGCCGCCATGAAGACCAGCCAGGCCCACACCGCTCTGAACTGCCGCTGATACGTTATTGACTAGCTCCTGCTCAATCTGCCCCATCGTCCACAATGGTACGATTAGATCCAGACCCAGTAGCTTCTCTGCATCCGCATAAGACTCCAACGTATTCGAGACTTCAACCTCAAACTGCTCTTCCTTCAAAATGCGTTCAAAAATCGCTGCTACCTGCTCCGGTTCATGTCCGTCCCAGCCGCCCCATACGATCAGTGCTTTGCTCATCGTTTAATCACTCGCTTTCGGATAGTTTAGTTGTGTTCAACCCTGTTCCTGACTTCGCTGTCTTGCTTGTTCACATCTCTTCAAGCGGCACCCAGCGTCGTTCCGTCACAGAACGTTCTACGGCTTCCAGTACAGCCTGACAGGCAACCCCATCGTGGAAACTTGGTGATGGTTGTCGTCCTTCAGAGATCGCAGTCACCAGCTCCAGCATTTCATGGGTGAACGTGTGCTCGAATCCAATTGTATGTCCGGCAGGCCACCAAGCTTCGGCATATTTGTGTGCAGGATCGGTTGCCAATACACGGCGGAATCCCTGTACGTCCTCTTCATCCTTTGTAAAATACACTTCCAGTTCATTCATCCGTTCAAAATCAAATCGTACGCTACCGAGACTACCGTTAATCTCAAACGAGTTCGTACTGCGATGCCCCGCCGCAAAGCGTGTAGCCTCGAAGCTACCCAGCGCACCTCCTGCGAACCGTGCAAGGAATAGCGTCGCATCATCGACGGTTACTTCCCCTTTGGGTGCATCCGCATTCGAACTGCCCTTTGCACTCAGCCCGGTCATCTCGGCTGCAAGCGGTCGCTCTTTGATGAATGTTTCGCTCATACCGATGACTTCCTGAAACTCACCAACGAGGAAACGCGCCAAGTCGATTAAATGCGCACCCAGATCCCCGTGGGAACCGGAGCCAGCCACTTCTTTTTGCAAACGCCATACCAATGGGAACGAAGGGTCCATGATCCAGTCCTGAAGGAAAAACGCACGAAAATGATAGATCTTACCGAGTCGTCCGCTCTCCACTAGATCTTTGGCTAACTGTACTGCTGGTGAGAAACGATAGTTGAACCCCACCATATGGGCGACTCCAGCGTCCTCTGCTGCCTGAAGCATCTCACGTGAATCCGCAAGCGACAGGGCCAGTGGTTTCTCACAAAAAAGATGTTTGCCCTGACGAGCCGCTTCCAACGCAATTTCCTTGTGGGCATCACTTGGCGCGTTAATATCAATCAGATCGATATCATCCCGCTTCACCAGTTCTCGCCAATCCGTTACACTCTCGGACCAGCCGAACTGATTCGCTGCCTCCTGCACTCCCTGCTCGTTACGTCCACAGATCACGGACATCTCAGGCTTCAGCGGAGCAGACGGGAAAAACATCGGCAGACTGCGATAGGCGTTACTGTGGGCCTTCCCCATAAACTTGTATCCAACCATTCCGACACGAAGACGATTTGACATGATCATTTCCTCCTTTGGAATAATAAAAAGTCTTTCAATATATGCACCAATAAACTATTGACGGATAGAAGAAGCACGGATAATCAGTTCGGTAGGCAACAAAGCTCTTGCTGATTCAGTTACGGATACAACCGGGTTATTTGCTTCAGGTGTTCCACCCACTGACCCACGCATTAGCTTCGATGCTGCAAGTTCACCCATTTCAAAAAATGGAACCCTGACGCTACTCAGCGGCGGAACCGCCATCTCGGCGGCATCGGAGTCGTCATACCCCACGAATGCCGGAAAATCCGCAGGCCCTATTCCCCGCTCACGCAAACCATGCATGACACCAATAGCCATCCGGTCATTGGCCGCAAATACAGCGTCAATCTCGTGGAGCCGATCTGCTATAATTGCCGCGGCTGCAATGCCGCTTCGTCTGCTGTAATTCCCCTCAAGCAATAGGCTCGGGTCCAGCTCCATACCCGCTTCTTGCAGGCCCAGACGGACACCTTCCATTCGCTCCTGGCTGTTGGAATAGCTATCCGGACCATTGAGAAAAGCGATTTTGCGATACCCCTGATCCGTAAGATGACGTATCGCAAGCCTGCTGCCTTCCACATGATCCGCGTCCACTTCCATGAACGATTGGCCCTCAAAATGTTGATTCATGACACAGAATGGGTGTCCTTCCTGATGAAGCTGCTGCATGGCCGCCAGTTCTTCGTGATCATCTCTGGCACCAAGGATAATGCAAGCGTCCACTTTCTGACGCCGGAACAGATCCGTATAATTCATCACTTCACCCGGTGTCCGGAACATAACCAGCAGGTCCATGCCATTGTCTCTGGCTTTGCTTCCAATTCCACTCAGCATTTCCGAGAAAAAATAAGCCGAGAACAGATGCGCCTTCGGAACATAAGGTAACACCACGCCAAGGTTCCCGCTTTTACTTCTGGCAAAGCTGCGAGCAAGTGCGCTGGGCACATAGCCTAACTGTTCGGAAGCTTCAAGGACCTTGCGGCGTGTCTCTTCTTTAATAGGGCCTACCCCATTAAGCACCCGGGAGACCGTCGCCTCGGAAACACCCGCAAGATCAGCCACTTCTTTACGAGATGCCATGAATTTCACCCCCTTATAGCTCATCAATAAATCAAATAGTAATTAAAAATCAATATTTATGTACGCGCGTACATTTTCTCATGCCATGTAACCGTTGTCAATGCTTTTAACACAAAAAGGATGAGGAATGGATTGAACCCGTTCCCCATCCTTTTAACAACTACTTAAGACCAATTACAACGTCGTTGTTACGCCCTGATCAACAGAGGATTGACTAAACTCCGCCTGTTCTAACGTTTTCACATGAATGCGATCCGAAGGTTCTGGCGTGGATTGCAGCTGTCTTACTTTGTGCAGCACTTCTTTGTTCGGAAGGAAGTGTTGGGAACGAATGAACCGAATCGTTTTGGTTTTGGCACGCATGACAATCGAATCGGTTTCGGCCCGATCATCTGCAAGATACCGTACCCCTCCCAGAATCTCACCTGGCGTAACACCCGTTGCGGCAAAAATGACATCCTCTGTGCCGATCATATCCTGCATCGTTAACACTTTGTAAGGATTATCGATCCCCATCTGCAAGCAGCGCTGGAATTCGTCCGCGTTGGCAGGCATCAGGCGACCTTGAATCTCGCCCCCTAGGCAAGACAGGGCAGCTGCCGCCAGCACACCTTCCGGCGCTCCTCCAGACCCCACATACAGATCAATGCCCGCCTCCGGGAAGGCTGGTGCCATCGCACCCGCAACATCGCCGTCACTGAGGAACTTGATCCGTACGCCAACCTTACGCAGCGTCTTGATTGTGCTCTCATGTCGTACACGATCCAGAATCATCACAGTGAGGTCCGAGATGTTTTTGTTCAAAGCAGCTGCTGCTTTCTCCAGGGTCACTTCAACCGGGTCTTCAATGCTGACCTTGCCTACAAGCGCAGGGCCTACAGCCAGTTTCTCCATATACATGTCCGGTGCGTGGAGCAGGTTACCTTTTCCCGCCACTGCAATAACCGATAGAGCGTTGTTCAGTCCTTTGGCCACGATTTCTGTACCTTCGAGCGGGTCTACAGCCACGTCAACCTCAGGGCCCTCAGCGTTGCCCACTTCCTCGCCGATGTACAACATGGGTGCTTCATCCATTTCTCCTTCACCGATTACCACCGTGCCGCGAATGGACACGGAATCGAACATGGCGCGCATGGCCAAAGTAGCCGCTTCATCTGCACTGTTCTTATCGCCTCGTCCCATCCAGGGTGCTGAAGCTAACGCAGCCAATTCTGTTACTCTGACAATTTCCAACGCCAGTTCGCGTTCCATTTTTCCCACTTCCTTTCCAATTTTCAAAAGCATAACGTGAAAGCGGTACTAAATCCATCGCAAATCCATATGAAATTGATCTATAATCGGCGTAGGAGCGCCTTTTCGGCAATTAATCCCTTATTTATCCAATTCAAATTTTGATTGATTTCACTTCTTTTTCGGCTGGATTTAACATTCCAATCCGTCCATTGTTTCACCTTAAATGTTAATATAAATTCCCATTTAAAATATAAAAATCCATATTATTCAACATGATGAATTTGGACACCCATTTCATGCGCAATAAGTTCTTTTAACATAAGGTATATTCAACTTTTAAGGTGATTATTAAGAACGTAACGATCTCTGACTGACTACGAACGAAAACGATTTTCGTTTAGCTCATCAAATGCAAAAATCAACTAATAAATTGTAATGGTAATCCTTGAGATCATCCTAGTCCTATCATCGTTATCCGGCAAAATTTTGATGGCCTTTATGTATTAATCAGGACTTTAACTTTTACAAATGCCATAGATGTAGCTTATGATGGTCATCGAAAATAATAAGTTTACATAATATTTATTATGTTAATTTTTTTCTTCAATTTCTCCATTTTATGATTCATCGATTCTGGCAAAAGATAAAAAAGCCTGAAAGAATTCTGCATTTAGCATTTTTTCTCTCAGGCTTTTCCCTCAATGATCCCGTTACAGTATCGTTTTGGTCATTATAAAATCACTCTGTTCCTCATCTCCCATAACAAAGGCATGGGCTCCGGTCTGAACAAATCCCATCTTTTCGTAGAATGCGATGGCATTTTCATTTTTCTCCCACACGCCTAACCAAATATTCCTCTTCTGATGTTCAGTTTCCATTTCTATGGCTTTATGGAGCAGCACCTTACCCAGCCCATGTTTTTGGAACTCTTTCTTAATGTACACCCGCTCGATCTCAAGGGACTCCATCCCCATCTTCTCAGACTGAGCATCATTGATATTCACCTTCATATACCCTGCCAATTTATGGTTGACATAAATAAAAAGAAATTGTGAATCTGTAACGGATAGCTCACTCTCTAATTGTTCTCGATTAAACGCCTTTTCCAGATAAGCTTTCATATTTTCGGGTGAATTTTGCGCTTTAAACGTTTCATTAAACGTCTCATAACTAATCTCCTGTAGTTCACACACCTGTTCAACGGTACATATCTCTATACGAATCGTCATCTATCATCACATTCCTTTAGCAAGTTAATTATTTGTTGCAAATGCAATAAAAAAGGATTACATTGAATCTAACTTAATTTTGTTGTATTTGCAACATAACATAGAAGATGAGGTTGAATGAATTGAAATATGTACTTTTTGTCGCAGGTATTCTAATCTTAACGCTTGGCATTTCGCTTACCATTCAATCTGAACTGGGTACCTCACCATTTGACGCACTTCTGGTAGGGCTTTCCCATCAGGTAGGGCTCAGTGTAGGAAGCTGGGAAGTCATCATTGCTTTCCTGTTAATAGGATGC from Paenibacillus sp. FSL R5-0341 harbors:
- a CDS encoding ThuA domain-containing protein, which codes for MSKALIVWGGWDGHEPEQVAAIFERILKEEQFEVEVSNTLESYADAEKLLGLDLIVPLWTMGQIEQELVNNVSAAVQSGVGLAGLHGGMCDAFRNNVDWQFMTGGQWVAHPGNDGVEYMVNMKRGSSPLLDHIEDFQVKSEQYYLHVDPAVEVLATTRFPVVTGPHAANGPVDMPVVWTKRWGAGRVFYNSLGHHADIVDMKPVTEMMRSGFKWTAAGKELAKSRTDAVNEVYTGMADNQN
- a CDS encoding Gfo/Idh/MocA family oxidoreductase — its product is MVRFGVVGTNWITERLLEAAAQVEGFELTAVYSRTEDKANAFADKYDVEHRFTDLEELAASDVIDAVYIATPNTVHAEQAELFLRNGKHVLCEKPLAANSAEVRSMIDTAREHEVLLMEAMKSTLVPQFKMVQKSLHKIGPVRKYVAGYSQYSSRYDKYKEGIVLNAFKPELANGALMDLGVYCLYPLITLFGAPNRVQSQAMMLESGVDGHGSVLLDYDGMDAVVTYSKISNSHLPSEIMGELGSIIIDKIGSPEHAEIRYNDGTVEQLTVEQTHPAMYYEVEEFVHLVQQGQKESDMNTYERSYVTMQVMDQIRKQIGLVFPND
- a CDS encoding LacI family DNA-binding transcriptional regulator; translated protein: MASRKEVADLAGVSEATVSRVLNGVGPIKEETRRKVLEASEQLGYVPSALARSFARSKSGNLGVVLPYVPKAHLFSAYFFSEMLSGIGSKARDNGMDLLVMFRTPGEVMNYTDLFRRQKVDACIILGARDDHEELAAMQQLHQEGHPFCVMNQHFEGQSFMEVDADHVEGSRLAIRHLTDQGYRKIAFLNGPDSYSNSQERMEGVRLGLQEAGMELDPSLLLEGNYSRRSGIAAAAIIADRLHEIDAVFAANDRMAIGVMHGLRERGIGPADFPAFVGYDDSDAAEMAVPPLSSVRVPFFEMGELAASKLMRGSVGGTPEANNPVVSVTESARALLPTELIIRASSIRQ
- a CDS encoding NAD-dependent epimerase/dehydratase family protein, whose amino-acid sequence is MNKVLILGGTRFFGKRLVDHLLWEGKSQITVATRGKTDVYFGPEVKRIKMDREDPESLAEVAQTDMWDVVYDNICYSPDAAKSACEAFAGRTKRYVLTSTLSVYGDPRPGFKETDFDPYTYPLQYGSAEDFSYGEGKRLAEAVFFQEADFPVVAMRIPIVLGIDDYTRRLHFHIEHVQKGKPIGMPNPDAEIGFINSTEAARFLAWLGHSSITGPVNAASKGAITLSAMIHLIETVTGMQSQILTETVKEDMSPFGIEQSWTMETTKAEQAGYTFEALMEWFPGLVREVALALQSER
- the glpX gene encoding class II fructose-bisphosphatase, whose translation is MERELALEIVRVTELAALASAPWMGRGDKNSADEAATLAMRAMFDSVSIRGTVVIGEGEMDEAPMLYIGEEVGNAEGPEVDVAVDPLEGTEIVAKGLNNALSVIAVAGKGNLLHAPDMYMEKLAVGPALVGKVSIEDPVEVTLEKAAAALNKNISDLTVMILDRVRHESTIKTLRKVGVRIKFLSDGDVAGAMAPAFPEAGIDLYVGSGGAPEGVLAAAALSCLGGEIQGRLMPANADEFQRCLQMGIDNPYKVLTMQDMIGTEDVIFAATGVTPGEILGGVRYLADDRAETDSIVMRAKTKTIRFIRSQHFLPNKEVLHKVRQLQSTPEPSDRIHVKTLEQAEFSQSSVDQGVTTTL
- a CDS encoding Gfo/Idh/MocA family oxidoreductase, with the protein product MSNRLRVGMVGYKFMGKAHSNAYRSLPMFFPSAPLKPEMSVICGRNEQGVQEAANQFGWSESVTDWRELVKRDDIDLIDINAPSDAHKEIALEAARQGKHLFCEKPLALSLADSREMLQAAEDAGVAHMVGFNYRFSPAVQLAKDLVESGRLGKIYHFRAFFLQDWIMDPSFPLVWRLQKEVAGSGSHGDLGAHLIDLARFLVGEFQEVIGMSETFIKERPLAAEMTGLSAKGSSNADAPKGEVTVDDATLFLARFAGGALGSFEATRFAAGHRSTNSFEINGSLGSVRFDFERMNELEVYFTKDEEDVQGFRRVLATDPAHKYAEAWWPAGHTIGFEHTFTHEMLELVTAISEGRQPSPSFHDGVACQAVLEAVERSVTERRWVPLEEM
- a CDS encoding SAM-dependent methyltransferase, whose translation is MSRDEQSNSTEVQKNSREDQQSNESGGLELKQIVFIGRTFEEYMKMFNLTVDEINGKSILDCPGGACSFSSQARKLGADPMAVDMAYEYEIDELEVKGFQDIEHTMKKMEPVQGIYVWEQFGSIQGLKEERTRAITDCIADMRMFPDRYVASVLPDLPFDDEQFDLTLSAHFLFTYADRLDIDFHVATVMELLRVTKREVRIFPTVDMSGERYKHMDALKLILEERGCTVSEEPTAYEFQRNAHTMLQIVKHNRTR
- a CDS encoding bifunctional transcriptional activator/DNA repair enzyme AdaA; amino-acid sequence: MESRDQDRIQPESIEQKYWHAIIHNDNSYDGTFFYGVQTTGIFCRPSCKSRAPKAENVLIFHYVEEALARKFRPCKRCKPTGERVPDQEWIYGITDYIEHHYAEPLTLDVLATVSHGSPYHLHRVFKRITGRTPVQYIQEKRITEARKLLEHTRLNVTDIARHVGIPNSAYFITVFRKHTGLTPAHYRERHDNS
- a CDS encoding Gfo/Idh/MocA family oxidoreductase codes for the protein MKTMKVGIIGCGKISGIYMENCHRFEVLELVAVADLDRKRAEEQAAAYNVPNVYSVDELLADPEIELIINLTIPSVHADVCLRALESGKHVYVEKPLAVTREEGQAVLETAKRKGLLVGCAPETFFGSGIQTSLQLVEEGVIGKPVAATAFMMSRGHEHWHPDPEFYYASGGGPMFDMGPYYLTALVQLMGPIKSIAGMTGKAMEERTITSEKKRGQTVPVEIPTHVTGLLQFEQGAIGTLITSFDVFGGSALPPIEIYGTHGTLQVPDPNTFGGPVRYRLLGEQEWTEVPLLPGYQENTRGIGVADMAYAAHSGRAHRASGELAYHVLEAMWAFHDSSDEQAFYQMKSSCQRPAALPVDLPLYTLDK
- a CDS encoding GNAT family N-acetyltransferase, whose protein sequence is MTIRIEICTVEQVCELQEISYETFNETFKAQNSPENMKAYLEKAFNREQLESELSVTDSQFLFIYVNHKLAGYMKVNINDAQSEKMGMESLEIERVYIKKEFQKHGLGKVLLHKAIEMETEHQKRNIWLGVWEKNENAIAFYEKMGFVQTGAHAFVMGDEEQSDFIMTKTIL
- a CDS encoding radical SAM protein, whose amino-acid sequence is MKTNLTYKVPKTLLNKGTGFLNGYTHTLNPYTGCAFGCSYCYVRQMPVSLFRKEDWGSWVDVKQEASRVFAKELQRALTKGKVTIFMSSSTDPYQPAEYKERITRSLLETMIQYPPDFVLVQTRSPLVTRDIDLLQQLGDRVRVSMTVETDLDDMRKHFSPSAPPIAGRLRALEQLRDAGIPTQVAIAPVLPSSEQFASILRPLVQRVCIDDYFMGDGSEGKRTRRLGMESLYQQVRMEHWYHPDAYKAVVQRMKDYFAEDEIWISQAGFEP